From Mya arenaria isolate MELC-2E11 chromosome 1, ASM2691426v1, a single genomic window includes:
- the LOC128244020 gene encoding 2-hydroxyacyl-CoA lyase 1-like isoform X2: MAMQKEGIKYIGMRNEQAASYAASAIGYMTGKPAGCLVVSGPGLVHAFAGMSNAMENCWPMIVIGGSSEREQDKMGAFQEYPQVECSRLYSKFSCQPSSIARIPFYVEKAYRNSIYGRPGPVYIDIPGNMVMAQVPEKTVRYVPQCPPPPRMCAAGADVKRAIDLLSTAKSPLVIVGKGAAYGQCEAELKTLVEGCKLPFLPTPMGKGTLPDEHPLCVAPARSKALQDADVVLLLGARLNWILHFGAPPRFRPDVKIIQIDICPEEIGNNVPPAVGLVGDLKSVLGQFNEELSKRSPKFVFSSSSNWWKTLNEKLEKNRISVQNNSEDKTVPLNYYAAFDEVNKIIPRDAIVISEGANTMDISRTCIPNSLPRHRLDAGTFGTMGVGVGFAIAAAVYCRDYAPNKRVICIQGDSAFGFSGFEVETVCRYRLPIVFIIINNNGISKSFGEEVFNSLEETDRLLSHPPTVLSPNARYEKVLEAFGGNGYFVNTPEEIQKALKESMANKKQASMVNIMISTMADRRQQAFSWLDSVQPSKM, translated from the exons ACCCGCAGGATGCCTAGTTGTGTCAGGACCAGGCCTTGTTCATGCATTTGCTGGAATGTCCAACGCCATGGAAAACTGCTG GCCGATGATAGTGATAGGTGGGTCCTCTGAGAGGGAACAGGACAAGATGGGTGCATTCCAAGAGTACCCTCAGGTGGAGTGTTCGCGACTATACAGCAAGTTTTCATGCCAACCGTCCAGTATTGCCAGAATTCCATTTTATGttgaaaag GCTTACAGAAACAGCATATATGGTAGACCAGGGCCAGTATACATTGACATTCCTGGGAACATGGTTATGGCTCAAGTGCCAGAGAAGACTGTACGTTATGTCCCACAATGTCCACCACCACCGAGGATGTGTGCTGCAGGCGCTGATGTGAAGAGAGCAATAGATTTGTTGTCAACTGCAAAAAGTCCTCTTGTCATTGTAGGGAAAG GAGCTGCGTATGGACAATGTGAAGCAGAGTTAAAGACCCTTGTTGAAGGGTGTAAGCTCCCTTTTCTTCCTACACCAATGGGAAAAGGAACCCTGCCAGATGAACATCCATTGTGTGTGGCTCCGGCCAGGTCAAA GGCTCTACAGGATGCAGATGTGGTGTTACTTCTAGGGGCCAGGCTCAACTGGATCCTGCATTTTGGGGCTCCCCCTAGGTTTAGACCAGATGTCAAGATCATACAG ATTGACATTTGCCCAGAAGAGATAGGAAACAATGTTCCCCCCGCAGTGGGTCTAGTCGGCGATCTGAAATCCGTTCTTGGACAG TTTAACGAGGAATTATCTAAGCGCTCCCCGAAATTTGTGTTCAGTTCAAGCTCTAATTGGTGGAAAACTCTGAACGAGAAACTTGAGAAGAATAGGATCAGTGTGCAGAACAACTCCGAGGACAAAACTGTGCCGCTCAACTACTATGCTGCATTTGATGAG GTGAACAAAATAATACCGAGGGATGCTATAGTCATCAGTGAAGGAGCCAACACAATGGACATCAGTAGAACCTGTATACCCAATTCACTCCCCAGGCACAG GCTGGATGCTGGCACATTCGGTACCATGGGTGTGGGAGTGGGGTTTGCCATCGCGGCTGCCGTGTACTGTAGGGACTATGCTCCAAACAAACGGGTGATTTGTATCCAAGGAGACAGCGCATTCGGGTTCTCTGGATTTGAGGTGGAAACAGTGTGCAG GTACCGATTGCCAatcgttttcatcatcatcaacaacaacggCATCAGTAAGAGCTTTGGTGAAGAGGTCTTCAACAGTCTGGAAGAAACTGACAGGCTTCTGAG TCATCCGCCTACAGTTTTATCACCCAATGCCCGGTATGAAAAAGTGCTAGAGGCATTTGGAGGCAACGGTTACTTTGTGAACACCCCGGAAGAAATTCAGAAAGCGTTGAAAGAATCCATGGCCAACAAGAAACAAGCTTCCATGGTTAACATCATGATAAGCACAATGGCTGATAGAAGGCAGCAG GCATTTTCCTGGCTCGATTCTGTGCAGCCAAGCAAGATGTAA